A segment of the Selenomonadales bacterium genome:
AACGATCGACATGAATGCTATCATTGTATCCGTCTTCACGCTTATCGTGACCATAGTCGGTTCGATCGCCTTTCGCGGATTTCTCGCTATCATTCCGATCCTCATCGGCGTTATCAGTGGTTATGCACTCGCCTTCTTTATGGGAATGGTCGACTTAACGCCCGTGCAAAATGCACCGTGGTTCGCCGTGCCGACCATCTATACCCCGACATTCAATCTTAGCGCGATCGCTATTATCTTACCCGCCGCACTCGTTGTTATCGTTGAACATATCGGTCACTTGATCGTAACGGGCAATATCGTAGACAAAGACCTGACAAAAGACCCCGGTCTTGACCGCTCCCTCCTCGGCAATGGTATCTCGACGATGTTCTCCGGCTTCTTCGGCTCGACACCGAATACGACATACGGCGAAAACATCGGCGTTCTCGCCATTACCAAGGTATTCAGCGTATGGGTCATCGGCGGTGCCGCAACCTTCGCTATCATCCTCTCGTTCGTCGGCAAACTTGCCGCTGCTATCCAGAGTATCCCGACACCTGTTATGGGCGGCGTATCGCTCCTGCTCTTCGGCGTCATTGCGGCAAGCGGTATCCGTATGCTTGTCGAATCGAAAGTTGATTACAATAAGCCCGTCAACCTTATTCTGACCTCCGTCGTACTCGGTATCGGTGTCAGCAATGCCAGCATCACCCTCGGCTCTGTCACGCTCCGCGGTATGGCACTCGCAACCGTCATCGCTATCGTACTCAGTCTTTCTATCAAACTTCTTGAAACTGTACAAAACAAAAAATAATCCAGACATACAAAAAGACCACTCTTTTGAGTGGTCTTTTCCCATCCTACGAACGGAAGTTCGTGAATTGCAAGTCGATATCGAGATCCATCGCTTTGAGTGCAGCGATCGCCTGCTGAAGATCGTCTTTATTTTTACCAGTTACGCGAACCTGGTCGTCCATAATCTGCGTCTGAACTTTGAGTTTCAGTTTTTTGATCTCCGCAACGACTTTTTTCGCATTGTCTTGCTGAATACCTTTTTTCAATTTTACCGTCTGTTTGACAGTACCTTGAGATGCAGGTTCGATCTTACCATAGTCGAGGCATTTGATCGACACACCGCGTTTTACCATTTTGGCTTCAAGGATAGCCGTTACGTTTTTCATTTTGAAATCGTCATCGCTGACAAGTTTGATCACGTCTTTTTCAAGCGTGATCGACGATTTGCTTCCGCGGAAGTCGAATCGCTGACCGATTTCTTTGATAGCCTGATTTACCGCATTGTCTACTTCCTGCAAATCAACGTCGGATACAACGTCGAACGAACAATCTTTTGCCATGTTACTATTCCTCCTATCTTCGTCTTACGCGAATGACCATGATCCGCGTAAAAAACACATACATAAATGCGAACGCGCCGCCTATCATAAAATAGAATGCGACAGGCATCGTCGCCCACAAGTTTTCCGTTCCGATCAAACAGAGTGCCAACGTAACCATATAGGCGTACAATGTTGTCGGATACTGTTCATTCTGCGGACGCGGAGCCAGTAGCATCCAAACGAGAAATCCCCAAGCCATTACTTGCAATTCTGTTACGCTGCCCGTTTCCATCACTCCTTATTACGATCTATCTTAATTTAATTCGCGCTTTTTTTTGCTTTTCCTTCTCATAGACACTCTTTTGTCATTGCTATACACATAATCGCATGACATCGAACATATACTGTAACCAACATTAGTGAAAGGAGACGATCTATGAAAAAAGCATCACGTACAGCGCGTCCTGCAGTCGATACCGACCATCTTGCCAAGCTCCATCACGA
Coding sequences within it:
- the uraA gene encoding uracil permease, with amino-acid sequence MNNTVIPVDQKLPLMQTIPLSLQHLFAMFGATVLVPILFNVNPATILLFNGIGTLLYLFICKGKVPAYLGSSFAFLSPVFLVLPQYGYEAALGGFIVVGAIFCLVALLIRKVGTAWIDVVFPPAAMGAIVAVIGLELMPTAASMAGLNTETIDMNAIIVSVFTLIVTIVGSIAFRGFLAIIPILIGVISGYALAFFMGMVDLTPVQNAPWFAVPTIYTPTFNLSAIAIILPAALVVIVEHIGHLIVTGNIVDKDLTKDPGLDRSLLGNGISTMFSGFFGSTPNTTYGENIGVLAITKVFSVWVIGGAATFAIILSFVGKLAAAIQSIPTPVMGGVSLLLFGVIAASGIRMLVESKVDYNKPVNLILTSVVLGIGVSNASITLGSVTLRGMALATVIAIVLSLSIKLLETVQNKK
- a CDS encoding YajQ family cyclic di-GMP-binding protein gives rise to the protein MAKDCSFDVVSDVDLQEVDNAVNQAIKEIGQRFDFRGSKSSITLEKDVIKLVSDDDFKMKNVTAILEAKMVKRGVSIKCLDYGKIEPASQGTVKQTVKLKKGIQQDNAKKVVAEIKKLKLKVQTQIMDDQVRVTGKNKDDLQQAIAALKAMDLDIDLQFTNFRS